From Mucilaginibacter gotjawali:
CTATTCGGATCCACCTGGATGATACAGACGGAAATAATGGAGCGCTAAAGGTTATCCCGGGTTCTCATCTTAAAGGAATTTACAGAGCAGAAGAAATAGTCTGGAATTCAGAAGCCCCAATAACCTGCAACGTAAAGAGCGGGGGAATTATGATCATGCGCCCTCTTTTAATGCATGCTTCTGACCGGACTACGTCAAACAAAACCCGGAGGGTGATACATATCGAATTCAGCAGGGACAAGCTCCCCCTGGGACTAAACTGGGCAGAGAAGGAAACAACCACTCCTTAAAGATAAACTGTAAAAGGAGGCACCTATGGTGCCCGTTGATTTACTTAGATTTTTCTATAAACAGGTGACTCCTACGGAGTTTTTAGCACGAGTTTTTGCATTTATTGTCATTTTTTCAAATGATAATAATGCCGGAATAGGTATGTTGATTTATATCTGCTTATCCATTAAATCATACAACGACAACTCCATAGGAGTTGCGTGTTTATAGAAAAAAGGAGATCAAACTAATCGGCTCCATAGGAGCTTCCTTCGCCGACAATTCTAAACGGATTTAGTCAAAAAATTCAAACAGATATCGTTCATCAAAAGGGATCTCGAATTTGTTTAATAAACTTAAATATTCCTGTTTAAAAGTGCTCTTTTGATGGTGAATTTCCTGGTTATGCACATATTTTATAACCGTATCGATATGTGAGTGTGAATATGAAAATACGCCATACCCTTCCTGCCAATTAAATTTGCCCCGGATCCAATTTTTATTGTTAGTAAATTCATTGCTTTCAACTTTTATTTCCTTCACAAAATCAGAAATTAAAATGTTTGGTTTAAAGCCTACAAATAAATGGGTATGATCAGGCATCGAGTTAATAGCAAGCATTTTTGCTTTCCTGTTTTGCACAAGGGCGGTAATGTATTTATGTAATTCTTCTTTGTTCTCTTTCGCGATTAAACTTTGCCGGTTTTGAACCGCAAAAACAAATTGCAGGTAGATTTGCGAAAAGGTGTTGGCCATCGGTTATATATTTTATTTTTTTATAGTTCCGTAATCAATGCCTGTATCAATAAAGAATTGTCGCAAGAGATCGTATTTCTGATTGCAATATGTACCGATTGAAAACTTATCTGACAGTGTTCGATAATGCATGCATTCAAAGCAAACCTCCAAATAATCATAGACTTTCCCATTTTTATCAAAAAACACTATCGCATTTCGTGGCGAATAGCACGTATACCCCGGATCGGCATAGTCTGTCTGTTTTCGCACCGTTGTGTTGTAAATAAGATTCGTAAATTTTTCGATCTGTTTACCGCTTAAATTTTGGATTTCAATTAGCGATGAGTAATTTAATTTTTGATTTTTAACATGCAGGCCGGATTCATATTGAATATCAAATGGATTTTTGTGCAACAGACTGTCGGGAACTTTTGCATGAATACCGTCATCATAAATCTTCACGGAATCATTTGTTAAGTATTCCCGGCGGCGATCCATGTATCTGAATGAAACAGCAACTATTTTAAGTGCTTTTGAAAAAGGATATTTCTTAAGTCGTTCGGCAACGCTATAGTGGTTTGTGAAAACACAATCATCATCGGTTGGATGAGGGTTGCGTATACCTATTTTAAAGTCGGCCGAAATAGTCCTTTTCTGAATTGATATTTTTGGTTTTAAACTATCCGATTTTACAAAATCTACATTTCTCAAAAACTCCAAAATCTTTGCATTCACCTTATCTGCCTGTTCAATGTGTGGCAAATGCGCCGCATCGTCTACCGGGAAAAAATCAACTTTTAACACGCTTCGTACTGAATCGCTGAATTGAAAAGGCACGGTATGGTCGTCTTTTCCCCAGATCAGCAGTACATGTTTATGTGTATTATTCAGGCTGGTATAACTCTGCCTGCCGTTGTATTTATAGTCATACCTTGTAGAAACGATGGCATTCCTAAAGCCTTTGTACTGCATCTGGAACCTATACTTTTGCACCCAATCCGTGTGCTTCTCCGGGTGTTTAAAATCAGTCAGCTGGCCGTTTGCCCTGTCATCCCCGTGCGTAGCTTCATCAAACAAAGTATAAAACTCAGGCGCCGACGATGGCCCGAAATGATATACCGGGTCAACCAATATTACCTTGTTAACCAGATTGGGATATTTGCAGGTGAAATTAGTAACGATGGCGCCACCAAATGACACGCCGGCCAGGCTAACAGGCGTTTTAAGGTGCAATTGTTTAATCAGATCTAGCAACTGTGTTTGGTAAAGTTCCTGGTTATAAATAACATCCGGGCGGTCGGAGTATCCTCTTCCATACATATCGTAACGCAAAACTCTGAAACCTTGCTTTACCAAATATTGGTAAGTGCCGTCCCATATGTAATAAGGTACGCTAAAACCGTGTACCAGTATTACGACGTTCCCGGTATCGGGACCGCCCAATTCATAATGTGTAATTCCCCGGCTTAATTTAATGTACTGGCCGGGAGTTCCTTTTCTGTCATTATCGGTCAGCTCTTTTTTTTCCATATTTCCCTTAAAATACAATACAGTGGCGTAAATGCCGGTAACAAGGGTCAAAAACAAAATGGTACTGAAAATGAGTCTGAGTATTTTCATAATGCGATATAAATTGAACCAAAAGAATTCTGTTGACTAATTTAGCGGAAATATTCAGGTTATATTTCAGTAAGTTTTAATTGATGATATGCGCATAACCATTATCGGTTCCGGAAATGTGGCCACCCACCTGGCAGCAGCTTTTAAAAATGGAGGGCATCGTATTGTGCAGGTTTACAGCAGGGAGATACAAAATGCTGCATTGCTGGCCTACCATGTAAAGGCGGAAGCTATTGACCGGCTGCAGGACATAGACCCTGAAACTGATTTGTTTGTGATTGCTGTAAAGGATGACGCCATCTTTTCTTTGGGGCTGTCATTGGCGCCGTATAAAAAACTAACGGTTCACACCTCTGGCGCTACAGCTTTAACTGTATTGTCATCCATCATGCCAAATTCGGGTGTATTGTACCCGCTGCAAACTTTGAGCAAAAATAAGGAGGTTGATTTTTTAAATGTACCCTTATGCATTGAGGGGCCCGATGAACAAACAACACGTATATTGGAGCAACTTGCCCAAACCATCAGCAATAAAGTTTACCGGATCAACTCCGCACAACGCAAAGTATTGCACCTGGCAGCCGTTTTTGCCTGTAATTTTCCGAATTATTTATACGAAGTGGCAAGGCGGCTGCTGGACAAACAAAATATTGATTTTGAATTGATCAGGCCGCTGATCCTGGAGACCGCTCAAAAAGTCCAGGAAAATTTACCTGTTGAGGTGCAAACCGGCCCGGCTGTACGTAACGACGAAAATACCATGAAGATGCATTTACAAATGCTTCAGGATGAACCCGGCCTGCAAATGATTTATGAGCTGTTAAGTCAGGGGATTATCAAAAACACTAAAGATGGGCACTGAGCGTAAGTAATTTTATTACTTTTGCTGAAATGAACATTTTTAAAGTAAAGATTAATTTTGAAGCAAAAGGGTTGGAAAGTGTGGAAATCCCGATTGCTGAAGGTGAGTCGGTATTAGACGTCTGCCTGGAGAATGGCATCGAATTACAACATAACTGCGGCGGCGTATGCGGGTGCAGCACCTGCCAGGTGTATGTGAACAGGGGTATGGACAATATCCAGGAAATTTCAGATAAAGAAGAGGATTTTATTGACAGGGCTGTTAATCCGCGTATTAATTCGCGTTTGGGTTGCCAGTGCATTATCCTTGATGGCGATATAGAAGTAACGTTGCCTGACCAATCGCAGTTTTTAGGCCATTAACTATTAAAGGATTACACTGATTTTTGGGTGATTACACCGATTGATATAAGATTACACCGATTTGAAATGACAGAAAATAAATTCAGCTTACCTATACACTGGAACGATCATGAAGATATTGCCATTGAACTTTATGAAAAGTTTGGCGATGATTTTGATGAATCGAAAATATACCGTATCCGTTTTACCGACCTTTTGGAATGGGTGTTGTCGCTCCCTAATTTTGCGGGAACCCGTGAAGAATCTAACGAAGGGCACCTGGAGCAGATCCAGTCGGCCTGGGTTTACGAATGGCGGGATAACCAATAGGTTTAGTTGACAGCCTGCCTGCCGCAGGCAGGTTTTGAGTTGGCAGCTCGCAGCAAGAACAGTGCAAATAACCGGTAAAATCATAAAATAGTTACTTAAATTTGTGATATGGAAAGCATAGTTATCAACCCTAAAACAAAAGACGAAGCTAAACTTATTACCGACTTACTGGCTAAAATGAATATCGCCTCAAAAATTATTACGGAGGAAGAAAAAGAGGATATGGGTTTACTTGCCATGATGAAGGAAGTCGACAGGAGTGATAAAGTGTCTTACGAAGAAGTAATAAAAAAAACTTAGTTCGTAAAATGATAATTGAGTTTAACAGGCGATTTTTAAGAGACCTGGATAAAATTACAAGGGCTTCAGTAAAAAAAGATGTTTTGGACATCATTGACGAAGTTAAAATAGCAAATACCCTCTCTGAAATAAAAAATCTCAAAAACTTAAAGGGCATTCAGCCGCGTATCGGATTAGAAGTGGCGATTATAGAATCGGGCTTTTTATTGAAAATAATACTGTCGAATTTGCCCGGGTTGCTGACCGGAAGGATATTTATAAAGTATTTCCGTAATATCAACATGGTTCAATATAAAATTTAATCGACCTGGAAAATGGAATCATTCTTACATAAATTAAAAGATATAACGACCTTTATTTTTGACGTTGATGGCGTGTTAACCGATGGCTCTGTTTTTATTTCAGAAGATGGTATCCAAAGCCGGGCCTTCAACATCAAAGATGGTTATGCGCTGCAGCTTGCAGTAAAATGCGGCTATAATGTTTGTACCGTTTCGGGCAGCCGATCAAAAAGCGCTGTTTACCGGCTGAACAGCCTTGGTATTAAGGATGTTTATATGGGAATCCATACCAAAGTTGAAAAAATAAAGCTTTACCTGGAGGAAAAACATCTGAGTGCCGAAAAGGTAATTTATATGGGCGATGACATCCCCGACCTGGAAGCGATGAAACTTGCAGGACTACCGGTTTGTCCCGCAGATGCTGCCGAAGAGATAAAAGCGATCAGCAAATATATTTCGCCACTACCAGGTGGCAGGGGCTGCGCCCGTGATATTATTGAAAAGGTATTGAAGATCCAGGGCAAATGGATGACCGAAGAGGCGTATAGCTGGTAATTGGTTCATTTGTTCACTGGTTCATTAGTTTATTTGTAATTGCGTTTGGCGTATTTAACGGTAAAATGGTGTTCGGATTTCTTTTTCAAATAAAAGACACTTCAATAATAGCACGTAGGGTATCAAACTAGCTACCAATGAACTAATGAACGATTGAACTAATGAACCATAAAATAATTCTCGCATCAAAATCCCCCCGCAGGCAGGAACTTTTAAAGCTGATGGATATTAATTTCCACGTAGTGTTGAAGGAAGTGGATGAATCCTATCCTGAACAACTAAGTCCGGAAGAAATTGCCGTTTATATCGCTGAAAAAAAGGCAAAAGCCTTTGACGAAACGGTTACCGACGAGATTGTTTTAACAGCCGATACCATTGTTTGTGTAAATAACCAAATATTGGGCAAGCCCGAAAATGAAGCGCATGCAATTGAAATGCTGCAAACGTTATCCGGCAGGATGCACCAGGTAATAACAGGTGTTTGCTTGCTTTACCAGCACCGGTATCATAGTTTTTATGACGTTTCGGAAGTGTTCTTTGCAGAACTTTCAGACGAGGAGATCGTTAGCTATGTTAACGAATACAAGCCCTTTGATAAGGCCGGTTCCTACGGCATCCAGGAACGTATAGGGCTGATTGGCATTGAAAGAATAAATGGTTCCTATACCAATGTGGTTGGTTTGCCAACAGAAAAACTGTATAGGGAATTGATGAAACTGTAGAGGCGCAAAATGCAGGGGTGCAAAATGTGGGGGTGCAAAATGTGGGGGCGCAAAATGTGGGGGCGCAAAATTTTGCGCCCCTACATTTACATTTTTATCGTATTATTCTTCCTGTTGATATCCGGCAACGCGGCGTCCGGATCAACCGTCACACTTTCAGCTGCTGTTGTTGTTGGGATCACAAAAGTTATCGCTTTATCCTGCTGCCAGGTTTCCACCGGTAGTTGCATACGCTTTTTGCTGCCATCCTTTAATTTTACTTCTATAGCAAACGGCATAGCCATGGCGTCTTTATTGGCCACCGTCACCCTTATACCTTGTGTCGGATCGTTATTTACATATTTGGCGTCAACCAGGGCCAGATCAAGCGAGTAGTTATTGTAAAACCATCCTTTCCAAAACCAGCCCAGGTCTTCACCTGCGCCATTTTCTATCGACCTGAAAAAGTCATCCGGCTGCGGATGTTTGAAGGCCCAGTTACTGATGTAATTTTTGAATGCATAATCAAAACGATCTTTTCCCAGGATCTGCTCGCGAAGCAAAACCAGGCCAAAGGCCGGCTTAAAGTAGGCAATAGGGTGACGGTATTTTTCGGAGATAGCATCGGCAGCAGTCATAATTGAAGGTGCGTTTGGATCGGCAATGATCGGTACAATCTCATCTGCCGGGTTGCCCTTACCCGGTGCATATTCGCCGTCCCGTTTTGGCGCATATTCGCCATGATTAAATTCGTCGGCTGCATAAATATCAATAAAAGTATTAAATCCTTCATCCATCCAGGCAAAACGGCGCTCGTTACTGCCAACGATCATCGGGAACCAGTTATGGCCGATCTCGTGCGCGGTAACCCAATACAGCTCGCCGCCTTTATCGCCGATACCGTCAAATACAATTCCGGGATACTCCATGCCGCCCGCTATCCCGGCTTCATTAACGGCAACGGGGTAAGGGTAAACGAACCATTTTTCGGAGAAATACTCAATAGATTTTTTAAGATATTCGGTTGCTCTTCCCCAGGCATCGTTGCCTGCACTTTCAACCGGGTAAACCGACATGGCAAGGGATTTTTTGCCGCCGGGTAAATTTACTTTTGCCGCATCCCACATATAAGCTTTTGAAGCGCCAAAAGCAACGTCGCGGGTGTTGGTCATTTTAAAGTGCCAGGTTAATGTGCCATTATTTTTTGGTCGTGATGCCGGGCTGGTTACTTCTTCCGCGCTGCGGATCATGATCGTTTTATCGCTGTTTTGTGCTTCATTAAGCCTTGCCATTTGTTTGGCTGTAAGCACTTCTTTTGGATTGAGCAATTCTCCTGAGCCCGCTACGATCATATCAGATGGAACGGTAATGCTATAATCAATATCACCATATTCAAGATAAAATTCACCGGCGCCTAAAAAAGGCAGGGTATCCCAGCCCCGGCTGTCGTCATAAACACACATCCTCGGGAACCATTGCGCAATTTCATAGATCTTGCCATTTTTGGTGTCAAAGAAGTCGTTTCTGCCGCCAAAATTACCCGGAATGGTATATTTATAATGAATGATCAGATCGATGGCGCCGCCATTAGGTAATATTGGTTTGGCAAGGCGCAATTGCATCCGGGTGTCATTGATGATAAATGGAACAGTCTTCTGCACATCCCCATTATTGATTACCACCGACTCTATATCATATCCACCTGTGTGCTGGTTTGGCGCGGGGGAGAATGCAGTCGCAAAGTTTGAACGGGCATCTTTTTTATAGGTGTTCTGGTCCAGCTGAACCCATAAATATTGCAGGGCATCCGGGCTGTTATTGGTATAATGGATTTTTTCGGTGGCGGTTAAAGTTTTAGCAGTAGTGTCAATCGCGGCGCTTATGGTGTAATACACCCGGTTTTGCCAGTATTTTGGACCCGGAGCGCCATTGGCTGAATGAAACTCGTTTCCTTTTTCAGCATAGAATTGAGGAGAAAACAGCGCCGAAGGCTCATAGTTTGATGAAATGGTATCGTTGGGGTTTGCGGCGCGCTTTCTTCGCTGCGCATTGGCAGAAATTACAACAAGTAAAATCATTCCAAGGCTTATAAATTTCAATTTCATAAGGTAAATATATAATAAGAGATCATACAATCCGCAGTATCGGTTTTCATTTTTGCTATATAAAGCAATTGTATTGTTTTTTTTACTAAAAAAAATACCTGTGCTTTATGGAAACGGACTGATAAAAGCATCATTATGCCAAAACCTGTAAATTATGATAGCTATTACGAACATCAGTATCCCGGAGCCCTGCCAGCAATCATGGCAGCAAATGGAAGACCGCGATGCCGGACGCCACTGCACACACTGCAGCAAAACCGTAGTTGATTTTACAAAAATGAGCGGCGACGAAATTTTAGCCTACCTGTCGGCAACCAAAAATGTGTGCGGTCGTTTTAATGAACCCCAGTTAGTTGCAGTAAACCAACAAACCTGTCAGGAAGAATTGCCGGTTAATTATGGCTGGAAGAAATGGATACTTGCCATAGGAATGTTAGGTTCTGCTGCGTTTTTTAAAGCCGCAGCGCAAACAAAACCACCGGTTGGGCAAACCACCGAACAGGGTGAATATAGCAAGCCACCGCAAAATCGCATCATCGGGAAGGTTTATATGCCTGATTCAGCGAGAGGCCAGGTTATCAAAGGCCGGATATTGGATGAAACCAATATGCCGCTTCCCGGCGCTTCCGTAAGAATTTTGCCCGGTAATACCGTGGCGGTTACTGATGTTAATGGCGATTTTACTTT
This genomic window contains:
- the tnpA gene encoding IS200/IS605 family transposase, which codes for MANTFSQIYLQFVFAVQNRQSLIAKENKEELHKYITALVQNRKAKMLAINSMPDHTHLFVGFKPNILISDFVKEIKVESNEFTNNKNWIRGKFNWQEGYGVFSYSHSHIDTVIKYVHNQEIHHQKSTFKQEYLSLLNKFEIPFDERYLFEFFD
- a CDS encoding Rossmann-like and DUF2520 domain-containing protein; amino-acid sequence: MRITIIGSGNVATHLAAAFKNGGHRIVQVYSREIQNAALLAYHVKAEAIDRLQDIDPETDLFVIAVKDDAIFSLGLSLAPYKKLTVHTSGATALTVLSSIMPNSGVLYPLQTLSKNKEVDFLNVPLCIEGPDEQTTRILEQLAQTISNKVYRINSAQRKVLHLAAVFACNFPNYLYEVARRLLDKQNIDFELIRPLILETAQKVQENLPVEVQTGPAVRNDENTMKMHLQMLQDEPGLQMIYELLSQGIIKNTKDGH
- a CDS encoding M1 family metallopeptidase translates to MKLKFISLGMILLVVISANAQRRKRAANPNDTISSNYEPSALFSPQFYAEKGNEFHSANGAPGPKYWQNRVYYTISAAIDTTAKTLTATEKIHYTNNSPDALQYLWVQLDQNTYKKDARSNFATAFSPAPNQHTGGYDIESVVINNGDVQKTVPFIINDTRMQLRLAKPILPNGGAIDLIIHYKYTIPGNFGGRNDFFDTKNGKIYEIAQWFPRMCVYDDSRGWDTLPFLGAGEFYLEYGDIDYSITVPSDMIVAGSGELLNPKEVLTAKQMARLNEAQNSDKTIMIRSAEEVTSPASRPKNNGTLTWHFKMTNTRDVAFGASKAYMWDAAKVNLPGGKKSLAMSVYPVESAGNDAWGRATEYLKKSIEYFSEKWFVYPYPVAVNEAGIAGGMEYPGIVFDGIGDKGGELYWVTAHEIGHNWFPMIVGSNERRFAWMDEGFNTFIDIYAADEFNHGEYAPKRDGEYAPGKGNPADEIVPIIADPNAPSIMTAADAISEKYRHPIAYFKPAFGLVLLREQILGKDRFDYAFKNYISNWAFKHPQPDDFFRSIENGAGEDLGWFWKGWFYNNYSLDLALVDAKYVNNDPTQGIRVTVANKDAMAMPFAIEVKLKDGSKKRMQLPVETWQQDKAITFVIPTTTAAESVTVDPDAALPDINRKNNTIKM
- a CDS encoding KdsC family phosphatase, producing MESFLHKLKDITTFIFDVDGVLTDGSVFISEDGIQSRAFNIKDGYALQLAVKCGYNVCTVSGSRSKSAVYRLNSLGIKDVYMGIHTKVEKIKLYLEEKHLSAEKVIYMGDDIPDLEAMKLAGLPVCPADAAEEIKAISKYISPLPGGRGCARDIIEKVLKIQGKWMTEEAYSW
- a CDS encoding Maf family nucleotide pyrophosphatase, giving the protein MNHKIILASKSPRRQELLKLMDINFHVVLKEVDESYPEQLSPEEIAVYIAEKKAKAFDETVTDEIVLTADTIVCVNNQILGKPENEAHAIEMLQTLSGRMHQVITGVCLLYQHRYHSFYDVSEVFFAELSDEEIVSYVNEYKPFDKAGSYGIQERIGLIGIERINGSYTNVVGLPTEKLYRELMKL
- a CDS encoding 2Fe-2S iron-sulfur cluster-binding protein, producing the protein MNIFKVKINFEAKGLESVEIPIAEGESVLDVCLENGIELQHNCGGVCGCSTCQVYVNRGMDNIQEISDKEEDFIDRAVNPRINSRLGCQCIILDGDIEVTLPDQSQFLGH
- a CDS encoding alpha/beta fold hydrolase produces the protein MKILRLIFSTILFLTLVTGIYATVLYFKGNMEKKELTDNDRKGTPGQYIKLSRGITHYELGGPDTGNVVILVHGFSVPYYIWDGTYQYLVKQGFRVLRYDMYGRGYSDRPDVIYNQELYQTQLLDLIKQLHLKTPVSLAGVSFGGAIVTNFTCKYPNLVNKVILVDPVYHFGPSSAPEFYTLFDEATHGDDRANGQLTDFKHPEKHTDWVQKYRFQMQYKGFRNAIVSTRYDYKYNGRQSYTSLNNTHKHVLLIWGKDDHTVPFQFSDSVRSVLKVDFFPVDDAAHLPHIEQADKVNAKILEFLRNVDFVKSDSLKPKISIQKRTISADFKIGIRNPHPTDDDCVFTNHYSVAERLKKYPFSKALKIVAVSFRYMDRRREYLTNDSVKIYDDGIHAKVPDSLLHKNPFDIQYESGLHVKNQKLNYSSLIEIQNLSGKQIEKFTNLIYNTTVRKQTDYADPGYTCYSPRNAIVFFDKNGKVYDYLEVCFECMHYRTLSDKFSIGTYCNQKYDLLRQFFIDTGIDYGTIKK
- a CDS encoding carboxypeptidase-like regulatory domain-containing protein, whose product is MIAITNISIPEPCQQSWQQMEDRDAGRHCTHCSKTVVDFTKMSGDEILAYLSATKNVCGRFNEPQLVAVNQQTCQEELPVNYGWKKWILAIGMLGSAAFFKAAAQTKPPVGQTTEQGEYSKPPQNRIIGKVYMPDSARGQVIKGRILDETNMPLPGASVRILPGNTVAVTDVNGDFTLRTSPGVTKLSVSYIGYVSKELVVDNSVNAVCEVKLQLSPAIMGDIVIVKTPFFKRMYYKFVRRPVRKLFR
- the iscX gene encoding Fe-S cluster assembly protein IscX yields the protein MTENKFSLPIHWNDHEDIAIELYEKFGDDFDESKIYRIRFTDLLEWVLSLPNFAGTREESNEGHLEQIQSAWVYEWRDNQ